The region accaacaacgggCCGCTCCTTCCCAGGTCGCCATGTGAAGCAGCATTTGTAGGCCGGATCTTACTTAGCACGAATTCAAGATCGACATCATGCAATGGCCCAGGTCTTGGCCCAGAACCTCCCCAAGCAAGAGGCCCATGTGAAACcccacatcaccacacacTTCCTCTGCGATGGGCTCCCGAGAGCTTATGTGACAGATGAGGCTCTCATGGTCAATTCCTATAGACCGAGCCTTTACTTCTGCAGCCGCTCTACGATCACTGATTTAAGTGCTGACTCCGGCCCCACGATGGCCAAAAACGAGGTCTTGAACGATGACACTCTCTTCAGTCACTCCTCTTCATTTTCTCCCGTCCTGTAGACCAGGAACCTCAGCTCCTGGAGAGCAGCCATACATTCTATATCTAGCGATAACTTCAAGGCCGGTCCATGTTGCATCCTCCCTTTAAAACCCATGATCCTACCCTTCCCCTGACCGCCTCTCACaatgtcaacaacaacccccttcaTCCCCACATGGAACCTCAAACCCTTCCCAggcatctccctctccgccggTGGCCTCTTGGCGCTCGCAGACCTCCAAACGATAGCCAAACGCACCGCCATCACCGGCGGCGCCTCCTGGGCGgacgccttcctcctcgcccccgGCCTTCACTACCAGCAGGCAGCTGGGGATTTGTTCCGCAAAGGCggtagtggtggtgcttCGGCCATAACCAAAATAGTAGATCAATGCTCCCCTGACAGAGAGGTGACCCTCCAGCTCAACAACGCCGCCACAGCAGAATACATCCAGTCGATCGCCCAGCCAGGACAAGAAGTGGTGCTTGATATTGGGCGGGTCAGGGAGACAACAAGGGGGGAAAGGTATTTCTTACGACGGAGCAACGGCGGGAGGAGTGCGGTTGCCTggtcggaggaggaagagtgggtggatggagggttggggtgggtttCGCACGTGTTATATCTCTCGACGCTGTTTTTGACAATGGGGACGATAGTAGTAGTTGTTCTCTTCAAAGATTGTAAGtcgctcttttctttttccctgCTGATTTAGCAAgagctgatgatgataaaAGGGTGGTGCCTCATGTCTATACTGGGCTACATGACCTCCCGCCTGCTAAACATCTGCATTATCTAACGGCGGACCTCCCAGCAACCTAGAgatccctccccttcccgtTCCCCTAAGCAATCCAAAAGTGGCTCCCGCCATCGCAGTCGCAGCCGGGTGTCCGAGTATGCACGCCGCGCAGCGACGtatcttgtttcttttggtGATGATAATGAGACTGCTGTGAGGCTGAGGGGGAAGATGTCTGATCTTGGGGCGGTCACGTCTGATGCTTGGTTGAGGAGTTAGACCAACGTCGAGGGGTACTTGGAAGCGACGGCGAAATTGATAGTATGGGTGGTGGCAGCCTTGTCAGGGAATATGACACAGGTGGGGagtctgatgatgatggtgttgttgatattGTCAGCGGGCTTGCTGGCGGTGAGCAATAGTCGAGCTGGAGGGGTGAGGGTTAATGGGCGGGTTGCGAAACTGGGAAAGGGGGATGTGGAACAGGGGGAGAAAAAAGGGGGCTTAGGGTCGACGACAAGTGTTGACAGTGTGTGGAGCGGAgatggaagaaggaggggacgGGGGGGTGAGTGCAGGCCTGCTACTGCCGCTGTGGATTCGAGGGCGGGAGAGGACGGGGCGGATTCGGCGGAGAGAGGTGAGGCCGGGCATGGTGGCCAGGTGCGTGTTAAGTGGAAGGAAAGTTTGGAGCGGAG is a window of Podospora pseudopauciseta strain CBS 411.78 chromosome 1, whole genome shotgun sequence DNA encoding:
- a CDS encoding hypothetical protein (EggNog:ENOG503NYI0) — its product is MSTTTPFIPTWNLKPFPGISLSAGGLLALADLQTIAKRTAITGGASWADAFLLAPGLHYQQAAGDLFRKGGSGGASAITKIVDQCSPDREVTLQLNNAATAEYIQSIAQPGQEVVLDIGRVRETTRGERYFLRRSNGGRSAVAWSEEEEWVDGGLGWVSHVLYLSTLFLTMGTIVVVVLFKDWWCLMSILGYMTSRLLNICII